GAAGAGACGAATTGGTTATTGATGCCAATGGACAAGGTCGAACATTTGATATTCAAGCATCTAAATACGATGAAAATCGACATTTCTTTTTAGCCCATTTCTTCCGAGATAATTACGAACGCTGGCTTAGAGGTTTGCCTCAGGTACTTTCCGGTGTAAATGTCACCAGAATAGAGGTTTATATCATGAACCGAGCCTCAAACACGGAGACATTAAGAAACTTTGCTGCATTCATGGACTTGGGTGAAGGACAGACATTATTAAACCCTAACAACCCAAATATTGGCATGGGGACTCCTGGAGCACCTGCTGCGAACGGCTCAAATAATCTTTTTAGGAACATCTCCCAGAATCCATCATTTAGACCCTTTGACACGGGCTCTAGGGCAATGGAATCAAGCCTTGGGATTAGGAAAGGAGTAGATTTCGAACAAATAAATGGTGCTAGAAAATTAGCCCCTACTGAATTTTATTTTAATGCTCAATTAGGCTACCTCTCTCTTTTTAGAAAGCTGCAGAATGATGAGGTTCTTGCTGTATCCTTTGAATACACTTACAATGGGCAAGTGTATAAAGTGGGTGAATTGACAGAAGATTATCAAAACCGTCAAGAGGATGAACTGATATTCTTAAAGCTATTACGCCCTGCCAGAATTAACCCAAGAGTTCCGACATGGGATTTGATGATGAAAAACGTTTACAACCTAAACGCAAATCAACTTCTAAGAGAAGGGTTCCAACTCCAAGTTATATATAGAGATGACAGAACCGGCTTAGATAACCCTTCCTTACTTGAAGGAAAAAATGTCAAGGACAAACCCTTAATCAGGCTAACGGGACTGGATAATCTAAATCCGCAAAATGACCCTGCCCCTGATGGTAATTTTGACTTTGTAGAAGGACTAACCATGCTATCAGATCGGGGTTTATTAATATTCCCAGTTTTGGAGCCATTCGGCTCAAACCTTGAAAAATACTTTGAACCCGAAGAGATCGTCCTAAAGGACAAATATGTATTTGACACTCTTTATAGAACCACACAAGCTGATGCTCAGCTAGTCACCAGGCTGGATAAATACTTTATTAAAGGTAGACTTACTGCAGGCTCGGCCTCAGAAATTCAACTGCCTGGTTTAAATATTTCACCTGGATCCGTCATCGTTTCTGCAGGTAATATTCCATTGACAGAAGGGGTAGATTATACAATTGATTACAATGTAGGTCGAGTGGTCATCATCAATGATGCAATTCTTCAATCAGGAAAGAAAATTGCCATCAGTTTTGAAAAAGCAGATCTCGTTTCCTTCCAAACCAGAAGTTTACTGGGTACTCGACTAGAATATCTCTTCAATGATAAATTTAACTTAGGAGGTACATTCTTATACCTCAATGAAAGGCCGAATGTCACGAGGATTGCAACAGGAAACGAAACTCTAAGAAATAGCCTTTGGGGTTTAGATGCCAACTTTAATGATGAGTCCAGGTGGTTAACCAAGCTTGCAGACGCTTTACCATTTACCGACACAAAAGAGCAATCACTGGTTCAATTCAGTGGAGAATTTGCTCATTTAATCCCTGGCACGTCTAATAAAGTAGATGGAGATCAAGCATCTTACATTGATGATTTTGAGGCCGCAGTTACCCCATTTAATTTAGGAGGAGCAGCGAATCAAAACTGGAAGCTTTCTTCTACCCCAGAAACTCCTGACGATCGTTTTGACCTAAGCAATCAAACCGAGGATATGCTTGGGGCTACCTACCGAAGAGCACGATTGGCATGGTACAATATTGACAACATCTTTTACAGAGAAAGTGGCCCTGGAGTCCCCACAAATATAACTAGAGAGGATCGTAGGAATCACTATGTGAGAAGGGTTGTACCACAAGAAATCTTCCCTCAGCAAGACAGAACGGTAATTATTACTCCTGAACCTCTTTTCGAAATGGCCTATTTCCCAAGTGAGCGAGGAATGTATAATTACAACACCAATCTTAATTTTGACGGTTTACTTCCTGAACCTAAAAAGAATTTTGGTGGAATTACCAGAGCTATCACTACCGAGGTTGATTTTGATCGTACCAACATTGAATACATAGAGTTCTGGCTGTTAGACCCATTTATTGAAGGAGAAAACGGAAGGGTTCTCGACGGTGTATTCAACCAGAATAATACCACAGGTGGTAAATTATTTTTCAATCTTGGGGATATCTCAGAAGACGTCATGGCAGATGGTCGACATGCATTTGAAAACGGATTACCTGCTGATGGAGATCCTTCTGAAACTTCCTCAAATGAATGGGGAAGAATAACAAGAGAACAATACTTGCTCCCTGCTTTTGATAATTCAGAATCCTCGAGAGAAAATCAAGATGTAGGCTTAGATGGTTTGAAAAATGAGAATGAGGCAGATTTCTTTAGATCAAGATTTTTGGATCGCATAAGCGTCTCTCAAGATGCGAGAAACCAAATCAATCAAGATGTATCGGGGGACCTCTTTCAGTATTATCTCGATGAACAATTTGATCAAAATGATACCAAGATTCTGGAGAGATACAAAAAATTCAATGGAATGGAGGGAAACACTCCAGTTTCCGCTAATCAAAATCTCCCCTACACTCCTTCAGGTTCCAACTCACCTGATAATGAGGACCTAAACACCGATAATACCATCAATGAACTGGAAAACTACTACGAGTACGAGTTAGACCTTAGACCTAGCAAAATGGTGGTTGGCCAAAATTATATTGTTGATAAGGTGACCCACAATGAAGCTGGGGAAAATGTGGATTGGTATTTATTTAGAATTCCAGTGAGACAACCTGATAGAGTTCAAGGAGACATCTCAGGCTTTAAGTCCATACGATGGATGAGAACTTACCTGACGGAATTTGAACAGCCAGTAGTATTGAGAATGGCTAATTTCAGAATGGTAGGTAGTCAATGGAGAGTATTCCAAGAATCTTTATTCGAGAAGGGACTTTTTGAAATCCCAGAGCCTGACAATTCCAACATTACTGTGGATGTGGTGGGAATTGAGCAAAACAGTCAAGGTAGTGCGACACAAAGTCCGTATGTATTACCTCCGGGAATCAATAGAGACCGTGATAATACTTCCACTGTAGAGAGAAGATTAAATGAGCAATCACTTAGGATATGTGTTGAAGATTTAGCTCCTCATGATGCAAGAGCGGTATTTAAAAACCTTAACCAGGATTTAGTCCAATTTGAACGAATTAAAATGTTCCTTCATGCTGATAGCGAGGATGCGTTGGATGGTGAAATTACCGCATTCTTACGTATGGGAACAGATTATACTGACAACTATTATGAAATAGAGGTTCCTTTATTAATTACACCTAAAGGAACCCGGGATCCAAGACAAATCTGGCCTTTAGAAAATGAAATAGATATTGCCATTCAGGATATTGTTGGGGTTAAAGTAGAAAGAGATAATAATCAAGTTCCTCTTAACCTTCCCTTTAGCCAGCAAATTGGGCAATATAAAGTAACTGTTGTAGGTCGGCCCGAATTAAGTCTCACTCAAGGGATGATGATTGGGGTCAGAAACCCAGGAGACACCGGTGGGTCCAGCCGAAGCATTTGTGTTTGGGCAAATGAGTTGAGAGTAACTGGCTTCACCAAATCCAATGGTTGGGCTGCCAACGCATTAATGAATGCAAAAATTGCGGATGTAGCTGTAGTATCTGCTTCTATTCGTCATAGCTCCATAGGGTTTGGGGGTTTGGAAACGAGGCTTTCGCAAAGATCTCGTACTGCAACCACCCAATACGATATTTCTACCAATGTTGATGTACATAAATTATTGCCTTCAGAACTTGGGGTAAGCATCCCCATGTATTTCAGTGTTGCAAACTCCACATCTAAACCCAAGTTTGACCCTCTGAACCCAGATGTGCCATTAGAGTTGGCTTTAGGGAAATTTGAAACAAATGCGGAACGAAATGCCTATAAGAAAATAGCATTGGATCAAATGAACAGTAAGAACATAAGCTTTACCAATGTTCGGAAAATCAAATCTGACCCGGAAGCAAAAAGCCATTTCTATGATCTTAGCAATTTCTCCTTCTCCTATGCGTATGGTATAGTCAAACAGAACAATGCAGATATTCAGGATTATAACTTTAAAACCAATAAAGGGAATATCACCTATAGTTATTCTCCTAAAGCTTTAACCATAGAACCTTTTAAAAATAGTGAATGGCTAAGCTCACCTCATTTAAGATTGATAAAAGACTTTAATCTCAATCTGGCCCCTTCACAGGTTTTGGCAAGAATAGATGTAGACAGAAGGTTCTTAAGGTCTCAGTATAGAAATGATCAGTTGAGTTCAGATGGGGTGGATCCACTTTTCCAGAAAAGCTTCTTCATCAACCGTTTTTATTCTTTAAACTGGGATTTGACAAATAACCTGAGAGCGGATTATTCCGCCAGAGTGATGGCCGTGGTGGATGAACCTGAAGGTGATTTGGACTCTGAAGCCAAGCAAGACTCTGTAAAAAGCAATTTCTGGAGGTTTGGAAGAAAGACTAATTTCAACCAGACATTCAACTTAAACTATACGATTCCTTTTGATAAATCCCCGATAACTGACTGGATCCGAGCAGACTATAAATATGGAGCAACCTATACTTGGCAAACTGGAGCCATTGGGCAAAAAGACACCTTGGGAAATGTAATTCAAAACACAAGGAACCAGAATATTACGGGTAAAATCGATCTGGTAAGACTATACAATAAGAGCAAAAAGCTAGAAGCTTTAAACGCTCCGAAAAGACCCAATATCCCAGGTAGAGATAATGTCGAAGCAGAAGACACCATTGGTACACCTTTCAGCAATAAACTTTTGAAACTATTAATGATGGTGAAAGAAGTTTCATTCACCTATGATAAAGTTGAAGGTTCTTTCCTACCTGGATATTTGCCAAACACTGGATTGTTAGGAATGGATCGAGCCCTTGAAAACCCTGGCCTTGGGTTCTTATTTGGTAGTCAGGACCCAATGATACGTTACCGATTGGCAGCTGCAGGCGCAATGGCACCTAGTTCAGAATTAACGATGCCTTTTAGTCAAAATAAAGCGACAAACCTTAGACTCGGAAGTATTGTAGAACCATTCCAAGATTTTAGAATCACACTTACAGCTACCAAAAGGGAAGTTGGTGATTATCAGGAAATCTTTAGAAACTCAATGGACTCTCCAGGGGATTTCGTTTCTATAAGTCCAAAAAGAGTTGGTGGATATAGTATTACTACCATAATGCTCGGAACATCTTTCTCAAAAGATGATTCGGAAAACAACTCCCCTTTATTTACTGATTTTGAGCAAAACAGAGCCATTATTAAAAGCAGGTTAGATTCAGAAAACAGCGCGGCTGGAGAATATTCTATTAATGGGCAAGATGTACTTATTCCTTCCTTTTTGGCTGCCTATAGAGGACAAGATGCCTCTGAGGTAAAACTCAACCCATTCCCTAAAACCCCACTACCTAATTGGAGGATAGAATATAGAGGACTCTCAAGGCTGAAAGGGTTGAGTGATATTTTTAGTAGCATCAATATTTTACATGAATATAGTTCTACCTATGATGCCAGTAATTTCTCCAATTCATTGCAATACCAGCAAGGCTTGGAGCTTTACAATACCTTACAATCGATCCCAACTTCGGATATTACCAATGACGAGGGACTGTTCATCCCAATTTATGTTCTCAATCAAGTAGTGCTATCCGAGCGTTTTTCTCCTTTGATAGGCTTAGACTTATTGACAAAAGACAGACTAAACGTTGCTATCTCATATAATAAAGAAAGAAATCTGGGTCTTAACTTCTCGAATTCCCAAATCACAGAGCAGAAAAGCAATGATGTTGGGCTAGAAATCGGTTATACCAAGGCCGGAGTCAAGGTTCCTTTTAAAATTCAAGGGAGACAGACTGTTCTTAAAAATGATTTGACGTTTAGGTTAAACACCAAAATTGTAGATACTCGACAAGTACAGCGGAAAATTGAGGAAGGCAGTACAATTACCAATGGAAACTTAAACATACAGATCAGACCTACAATAGGATATTTAGTGAATCAAAATCTGAGTGTGACTCTTTACTTTGACAGGACCATCAATGATCCAAGAGTCACTACCTCCTATAGAAGGTCTTCTACATCATTTGGAGGCCAACTTCGATTTAATTTATCACAATAGATTTTATTTAGCCTGATTCCTTTTAATTTTGGGCTTCCTTACAAAAAATTTCAAATATGAATATTCCACAAGAATTAAAGTACACAAAAGACCACGAGTGGGTAAAAATTGAAGGTGATATTGCGACCATTGGAATTACTGATTTTGCACAATCAGAATTGGGTGATATCGTATATGTGGAAGTAGAAACAGTCGGTGACTCTTTAGATGTAGAGGAAGTCTTCGGTACTGTAGAAGCTGTAAAAACTGTTTCCGACTTATTTATGCCAGTAAGCGGAGAGGTTACCGAACTAAACGAAAAATTGGCCGACGAACCAGAATTGGTTAATTCTGATCCTTATGGAGAGGGATGGATGGTGAAAGTGAAAGTTTCAGGTGACACTTCTTCTTTAATGTCTGCTGAAGAGTACGCTGAATTAGTGGGAGCTTAATACGATTTCAGTTGAGATTGTTTTTGAGTTTAGCTTGGTTACTAACCATTAGTGTAGCCATGTTGACTCCTGGAGACAAATTTCCTGAAGTCGATGCTTTTGATTTTCAGGATAAACTCATCCATTTTATCTGCTTCTTCATCCTAAGCTATTTGTGGTGCGGGGTTGGTATTAGAGAAAATGAAAAGGGGAAAATCAGCAAGAGATTATTAGTTAATTACCTGATTTTTGGAGTGTTAGCAGGGATTGTTTTGGAATCACTGCAACAATTCATCCCCTTTCGTACGTATGATATAGTAGACATGGTTACAAATATGATAGGAGGAGTCGCAGGATTCTTCACATATTTTAAGCTGTCACAGACAAAAAAGCACTTGGAATAATGATCCTAAATTGTTAGAATTGTTATTCTTAAACTAGAAAAAAATTAACCTGTATAAACTAATTCACCATGGAAGCAAAAAAGACTCCGAAGGCTGATCTAACCAAAAAATCAGGAATGTTCCTGAATCTTGGTTTAGCAGTGGCTGTAGGCGCTACACTTGCTGCCTTTGAATGGAAGTCATATGACGACGGTGCATTAAAAGACCTTGGTCAGGTGACAGACAATTTCGAAGAGCTGATTGATATTCCAATCACAGAGCAGCCACCGCCACCACCACCACCAGTAGAGCAGCCAATCATCGAGGAAATCCCAGATGAAGTTGAAATCGAAGAAAAAATCGAAGTAAACTTTGATGTGGATGTGAAAGAGGAAACTGTTATTAAAGAAGTAGTAATCGCTGAAGCTCCTGTAGAGGAAAAAGCTGATGAAATTTTTGACGTAGTAGAGAATCAACCAGTTCCTCCAGGTGGTATGTCAGGTTGGAATCAATATTTAAGTAAAAACCTTAAGTACCCTACTCAAGCAAGAAGAATGGGTATTGAAGGTACTGTAATTGTAGTATTCGTTGTAAACACCGATGGATCTATTCAAGACGTTGACGTTTTGAGAGGTATCGGCGGAGGTTGTGATGAGGAAGCAGTTAGGGTAGTTTCGAATGCTCCAAACTGGGAGCCAGGTAAACAAAGAGGTAGACCTGTTCGAACAAGAATGAGACTTCCAATCAGATTTAAACTGAGCTAATAAAATTGAAGGCCCGAGCAATCGGGTCTTTTTTTTGCTCAAAATTTAACAACTTTTTAATTAGTTAAAAGATGTTGTTCTAGTAGGCTCTTGTAATAGAAGTAGTTAACTTCTTAGGAAATCATTTTTACCTAAACAAACAAAAGCCATGGAATACAAAAAGACCCCTAAATCGGATCTGAGAAAATTGTCCGGAATGATTTTTAATCTGGGCTTAATGCTTAGCGTAGCTGCTGTTTTAGTAGCTTTTGAATGGAAATCTTATGAACGTGTATTCGTGAAAGATTTATCCAGTCAGGAAAACACATGGGATTTATTGGATATCCCTAATACAATTCAAGAACCTCCTGCTCCCCCACCAGTTCTCGAGCTCCCAAAAATTGAAGCGGTGGATGATGATATCGAGGTGGATAAATTAGACGATCTGGTTAATTTCGACATTGAGGATACACCAGCTCCTGCAGAAATTATAATATCTGAACCGCCGGTGGACGATATCCCTGACGAGATTAGAGAATTTGTGGAAGTTCAAGCATCATTTAAAGGAGGTATGGAAAAATGGTACGAATACCTCAAGAAAAATCTTAATTACCCCACACAAGCAAGAAGAATGGGGATTGAAGGAACAGTGATCGTCAGGTTTGTCGTAAATACTGATGGAAGTATTCAAGATATTGAAGCTGTGAGAACTATTGGTGGTGGATGTGATGAAGAAGCAATGGATGTCATCAGAAACTCACCAAAATGGAATCCAGGAAGAATGAGCGATAGACCTGTCAGGTCAAGAATGACTATGCCTATTCGATTCAGATTAAACTAAACCAATTTCATTCATTTGAATACCAAAGACCATGTTAGTGAAAACATGGTCTTTTTTTTTTGCTTCGCTCTATCACAACTCCTAAGAAGAAATTCCATAAATTATAAGATTACAACGAAGCAAAGCTCCACCATGAAAAACATCCTTTTATCTCTATTGCTTTTATGTCTTCTCTCCTGTAGCAAAAAACAAAACTCTTTTGACTTAATAATTTTAAATGGGACAGTTTACGATGGCACCGGGAATAATCCGAGCCAGATGGATTTAGGGATTACCGGAGGAAAAATCCAGCAAATAGGCGATTTAAAGGATGCGAATTCAGAAAAAATCATTGATGCTTCTGGTTTAGCTGTAGCTCCTGGATTCATCGATATGCACACACATTTGGAGCCTATTATGGAATTGCCCTCTGCAGAAAGTTTATTGAGACAGGGAGTGACATTTGCTTTGGGTGGACCAGATGGAGGCGGTCCCTGGCCATTTGGAAGCTACCTAGACAGTCTTGATAAACTAAGCTTAGGAATCAATGTTGGGTACCTCATTGGGCATAATACCATTAGGAGAACTGTCTTGGGAATGGAAGACCGCTCACCTAACGCAGAAGAACTTAGCCAAATGGAAAACATTGTACAAACTGCAATGGATGAAGGAGCCTTTGGTATTTCCACTGGTTTGAAATATTTACCTGGAACATTCTCAGAACTTGATGAGGTTATTTCACTATCAAAAGTGGCAAGTGATAACAATGGAATTTACACCTCCCACCTTCGAGAAGAAGGATTAGGCCTAATTGATGCTGTCAAAGAGGCCATTCAAATTTCAAAAGATGCTTCTATACCTGTAGTCTTAACACATCACAAAGCAATGGGTATTAAAATGTGGGGTGCAAGTTCACAAACACTAGCATTGGTAGATTCTGCCCGAAGTGTAGGTCTAGACATCATGATGGATCAATACCCTTATGCCGCTAGCCATACGGGAATTAGCATTCTAATCCCCAGTTGGGCGATGGAAGGAAATAAGTTTCAAGAACGAGTGAAAGAACCTGCTTTAAAGGACAGTATCAAGGCAGGCATCATATTTAATATCTTAAATGACCGAGGAGGAAGAGATCTCAGGAGAATTCAATTTTCAAGAGTTAGTTGGGATGAAAACCTAGAAGGCAAAACTTTGCATGATTGGCTGGAAATAGAAGGTTTAGAAAATACGATAGAAAATGGGGCTGAGCTTGTAATTCAAGCTCAGTTAAATGGTGGTACCGGAACAATTTACCATGCCATGGATGAGGGAGATGTGGCAAATATCATGAAGCACCCTATGACCATGATCGGATCAGATGGCAGACTTTCTCAACCTGGAAATGGACATCCACACCCCAGAGCCTATGGGACCTTCCCAAGGGTTTTAGGGCACTATGTTCGCGAAGAGAAGGTTATCACCTTACAAACAGCTATTCATAAGATGACAGGGCTATCAGCTCAAAGAATTGGATTGAAACAAAGAGGATTTATAAAAGAAGGATATTTTGCAGATATCACGATTTTCAATCCAGAGACAGTAATTGATAAATCAACTTTTACTGACCCGCATCAATATCCTGAAGGAATAGAATATGTGTTAGTAAATGGGGACATAGAAGTAGAAAATGGAGAGTTAACAGGAAAATTTTCCGGTAAAGTGATCCGGAAAAACAATCAATAAAATAAAGTCAATGTTCCAAAAGTCCTTTAATAGTCAGAAAAGCGAAGTGTAAGTCTAAGCATTTTCAAGAAAGCTAGTCTTACACTCCGCTAATTGTGACAAAACCACCATTGAAGTAGTCTCTAGTTTTATTTATAAAACATTCATGGACTGCTCTTTGATTTTCTCCAGCTCATCCTTCATCAGAATGACATGCTTTTGAATACCAGCATCATTTGCTTTAGAACCAATTGTATTTATTTCCCTGCCAATTTCCTGGCTGATAAAGCCTAATTTTTTACCCTGATTCTTATCTTCTTTCATGATTTTAGAGAAGTATTTCAAATGGGTATCTAAACGGACAATCTCTTCTGTAATATCTAGCTTCTCGAAGTAATAGATCAATTCCTGTTCAAAACGATTCGCATCAAATGAATTTTCATCCAGCCATTCATTAAAATGGTTTTTGATTTTGCCTTTGATTCGCTCTTTTCTGGTCCCCTCCTCTTGTGAAATTTTCTCTAACCCATTGGCTATGGATTCAACATTTCCGACAAGTTTTTCCATTAATGAATTTCCCTCATCTTGTCTAAAAGAATCACAATTCTTCAAGGCTTCCAAAAGAACCTTTTTTACTTGATTCCACTCCTCGGCTTCATTCTTATCGTCAGCCGTTACATTATTGATCACATTTGGAGATTGAAGTGCCAACTTAAATACATCATCACTATTACTGCCAACAGACTCAGCCATGGCAGAATATTTTTGATAAAAAGTGGCAAACAATTCTTCATTTATGGAAACTGGCAATTCCTTGGAACCCTTAGACAAGAATTCAATATTCACACTGACTTTCCCCCTGTCAAGAGCACCTTGGACCACATTTCTAATTTCGTGTTCCTTATCAGAAAATTGCTTTGGACTACGTATGGAAAGATCCAAAAACTTTGAGTTGAGCGACTTGACTTCCACATGGATCATCATCTGCTCATTCTCGAATCCGGCATTTCCAAAGCCGGTCATCGATTTGATCATAATTAATTTTGAAAATTAGAAATTGATACCCAATGTCACATAGTACATCAGGTCTTCATTTTTATAGTTTCTGACAGGCTGGGCCACATCAAATTTCACAAAGTAATTTAAAAGTACTGTTCTCAATCCTGCGCCATAACTTTGAAGCCATGGGTTATTGAAATTGTTCAGCACAATTGTAAAGGGTGATCCTTCGGTATTTATTACTTCTGTATTCCTATCATTTACTTTCTCCCATGGTGCTGACTCATCCCATGCCGATGCAATGTCATAAAATCCTACTAGTTGGAAGTTACGGATAAAGTTCGACGTGATATTTCCTCTTGTTAGATAGGAGAATATAGGAATCCTCAATTCTGTGGTGAAGGAAATAACATTTCTTCCCCGAATCTCATCATACTTATAGCCTCTTAAATCCACAAAATCTGCGAAAAGAATATTGGAATTCTCCTCCCCTGTTGGGTTTCTGATAGGCGTGCTTTCTGGTCTATTGGTAGGAGGTCTATAAAACTTATTAAATAACCAATTATCCATTCCTCCCACCAGGTAAGTCTGAGGGTTTTTACCCATAAATGAACCTACATACAGCTTGGATGCTAGCACGATGTTTTTATGAATACGCTGATAGTTTCTTAAGTCTAGATAGAAATTACCAAAAGATCTAGACGACCTATTCATCGCCTGATACTGCATATAACCTACTTTCCCTTTAAAACCGACTTGTGAATAAAGTCCCAAAAGTGTGGTTCTATCTATTACAAACTCAGCTCTTCCCCCAAGGTAATTGACATCAAATCGGTTTTGATCAGGATCTTGTCCTAAAACCAGAGAGTCTGGATTTAAATTAAAATATTGCGTTTTTGCTACAAAAGGAGCTAGAGTAAATCTAGCGTTGATGTTTAAAGGATAAGAGAATCCTGCCTCCACTTTTGTTAATACATACTTCTGGAAAGTAATGTCTCCCTCTGAAATGCGTATCGTTTTTCTGTCAAACCTGCCTCTAAAGTCTATTCTGCTCTTTCTATATTCATATTCAAAGAATATATCTCCTCCAGACCTAAAATCCAGTGTGGTCATCACCCCTCCATAAAAGGAATGATTATCCAAAAAGTCTGTCATTTTACCTGTCAGACTCACTCCAAATCCTCTCAATGGATCCACTACAAATCTAGTATTGATACTATTTGTCAAAAACTGAGGCTCCATTCTTCTTGGACCAGAAACTCTTTTTTGAAGGCTCTGCTTCCTAAATGAATCCAATAAATTAATCTTATTGGTCTGACCTGAGCTACTCTCTTTTGCAATTACTGGGTTTGGTAAAGAATCGAAAGTATAATTATCAGTATCAATCCCATTTTTTGACTCGAATCGAAGTCTATCTAAATTTATAGAAGTCTCTTTAGCGTTATTTAGCGTATCAGCAATAATATTCACAGTATCCTGAAGAGTCAAAGATGGTTTCGGCTCAAGAGCCTCCATTTCCTTTTGATTCTGCTCTTCCATAAGCCTTCTTGCAGCAATCCTTTCATTCAGAGACTTGGCTTGCTGTAGCTGTACCCTTGGAGTACTCGGAGTAAATTGATCAGCACCTGAATAGCTCTCAATCTTCAAGAAACTTTCCCTACCATCTCTCACGGCATAGGCTATTTTATTCATCCTACTATTGACATCAAACACCTCTAAGCTTTTATCAAACCCTGAGATTTGATTGGCCAACTGAGAACCTACACTAAGCCTCATCAAGTTATTGATACCACTCAAATCACTGAGGAAAACCACTTGATTTGAATTGAGTTTCCTTGGATAAATATTTTTGCTATTCGTATTGGTAAGTTTTGTGGTGACGATGGAATCCCCAACCTCCATCAAATAGAGATTATAAAAATTAGGCAAACTATCTAGGCTTATATTTTTGGTGTCCAATGAGTCTGGTAACTCAGTAAAATTGGAAGAATAAACAATGGTTGAATCATTCAGAAAAGCTGGGGTCAAATCATCAAAAATATCATTTGTCAACCTCTTCCCTTGACCTCTGGTATTTAGAGTATAAACATCCGTTTTACCATTGGAAATAGCGGAAAGGACCATATTCCGACCCGACTCATTGAAATCTAAGCTTAAGATCTGCGTGATGTTCCTTAAGTAAATCTTGTCTTGACTACTTCCATCGATGGACCGTAACCTCAATAAGGTCGTTCCTCTTTTAAAAGATGCAATGGCCAAGTTTGCAGA
Above is a window of Algoriphagus machipongonensis DNA encoding:
- a CDS encoding biopolymer transporter Tol, yielding MRYHLFRILIFAGLWLNSFLVLGQFDQEKFGKNRIQHQQFDWYYYTSNNFEVYYYDRGGANAKMAIEYLESEFDRLTQMIGYVAYTKPKIYLYNSPEELLQSNLNLNKMELYEEGQTDFNRLIAEVSYKGEVDKFKEDLIYATSKIIIEEMLYGSSVGDAFQSNLVNGFPEWYIDGIALYLASGWSLEMDDFVRHYLKEEDNPKLLKLKEREAALVGQSVWNYIAERYGRRYISSILNLSRINRNEENSIANTVGLNYNSFKEEWKKYYITVNEQVYNNFIDIDQKGAIASTSPKVIGKINDIKFSPDGLNLAYVINNAGKYKVQIREISSGNERTILQGGAVYQDQEPNYSSPVIAWKDSANLAIASFKRGTTLLRLRSIDGSSQDKIYLRNITQILSLDFNESGRNMVLSAISNGKTDVYTLNTRGQGKRLTNDIFDDLTPAFLNDSTIVYSSNFTELPDSLDTKNISLDSLPNFYNLYLMEVGDSIVTTKLTNTNSKNIYPRKLNSNQVVFLSDLSGINNLMRLSVGSQLANQISGFDKSLEVFDVNSRMNKIAYAVRDGRESFLKIESYSGADQFTPSTPRVQLQQAKSLNERIAARRLMEEQNQKEMEALEPKPSLTLQDTVNIIADTLNNAKETSINLDRLRFESKNGIDTDNYTFDSLPNPVIAKESSSGQTNKINLLDSFRKQSLQKRVSGPRRMEPQFLTNSINTRFVVDPLRGFGVSLTGKMTDFLDNHSFYGGVMTTLDFRSGGDIFFEYEYRKSRIDFRGRFDRKTIRISEGDITFQKYVLTKVEAGFSYPLNINARFTLAPFVAKTQYFNLNPDSLVLGQDPDQNRFDVNYLGGRAEFVIDRTTLLGLYSQVGFKGKVGYMQYQAMNRSSRSFGNFYLDLRNYQRIHKNIVLASKLYVGSFMGKNPQTYLVGGMDNWLFNKFYRPPTNRPESTPIRNPTGEENSNILFADFVDLRGYKYDEIRGRNVISFTTELRIPIFSYLTRGNITSNFIRNFQLVGFYDIASAWDESAPWEKVNDRNTEVINTEGSPFTIVLNNFNNPWLQSYGAGLRTVLLNYFVKFDVAQPVRNYKNEDLMYYVTLGINF